TCGGCTTACTCATTTTCTCCCTCTTCCTCTGGGAATAATTCATCGAAATCTGGCTCAGGAAGCTTTTCAGGAACGACTGCCACTACATGGATATTTACTTCGACTAAATCGATATCAGTCATAAACAATACTTGCTGTTTTACACGATCCTGCATCTCTAAGGCAACTTTCGGTACAGAGATCCCGTAATTCAAGTAGCAATAAATATCGACTTTCAAGCCTTCTTCTTCCGCTCTTAAAAAGACACCTTTGCCGTGAGCAGCACGACCAAGGAACTCTGTTACATTATTAGCAAATGTTCCGCGCATGCCATATACGCCATCAACTTTAGAAGCTGCAATACCAATAATGACTTCAATTACTTCTGGTGCGATCACGATTTCACCTAAAGCATCTTTTGTATTAATCACTAGATTTTTTTCGTCAGTCATTTTTATCCTCCTCAATAGTTATGTTCGAGAAACTTTCCTTCTATTTTCAAGCTTTCGTCCATATACCTATCTAAGTTTACATTCACACCTAGTTTATCATTAAATGATCGTTTTCGCTACCAAAAAAAGAGTCAGGAAAACGTGTTCTACAAATTATAAAATAATCAATTCTTTCGGTGAATGTGTCAATACACGATTGCCGTCTTTCGTGATCAGTAGATCATCTTCGATTCTGACACCGCCAAGTCCTGGTAAATAAATCCCAGGCTCATCTGTGATCACATTCCCTGCCACGAATTGTTTCTCTGCTCTAAATGAAACATTAGGTCCTTCGTGGATCTCTAAACCAATTCCGTGTCCTGTACTATGACCAAAAGCTTCTCCATAACCATAAGAAGCAATATGATCACGAGCGATCGCATCCAGTTGAATACCTGTCAATCCCGGTCTTGCTTCATCTAACACTTTCAATTGTGCTTCTAAAACGATTTGATAGATCTCTTTCAACTTAGGATCAGGTTCACCAATTGAAAACGTTCTTGTCATATCAGAAACATAGCCTTGGTAGTAGCAGCCAAAATCTAACGTGATCAAATCACCCTTTTCAATGATTTTTTCACTGGCAACGCCATGTGGCATAGCCGAACGCACCCCACTGGCAACGATCGTTTCAAATGAAACGTCAGTTGCTCCTAATGAACGCATATAAAAATCCAATTGATTGGCGATCTCAATTTCTGTCATCCCTGGTTTGATGACTGTTAAAATATGTTTGAAGCCAAGATCAGCAATGCTACATGCTTTCTCAATGATCGCAATCTCTTCTTCATCCTTCACTTCACGTAGTTCTTCGATCAAACCAGCTACTGGAACTAATTCACACGGGGTGATTTCTTCCAGCACACTATATTCAGCAAAGCTGACAAATAACTCTTCAAAAGCGATATTTTTCAGCTGTTCTTTTTCTGCAATCGCAACAACCTCATCAAAGATCGGCCCTGCATTTTGAACGATTTCGTAGCCTTGTGCTTGTGCTGCCGCTTGCTCTGTATAACGAAAATCTGTGACAAAAAATGCTTTGTCTAATGTGATCACTGCTAATCCTGTAGTTCCTGTAAAGTTTGTTAAATACCGTAGATTATACGCGCTGGTGATTAAAAAGGCATCTAGATTGTTTTCCTTCATTAGAGTTCTTAATTTATTTACTCTGCTCATCATTGTTTTTCCTTCTTTCTTTATAGCATCCTCTTCAATTGTAGCAAATTTTCACTTTGTTTGTTACCTATTCGGTTCAATTTAGGGAATCTTTTTATTTTAGTTTTAATCCGGAAAAATTAATTTATCTAAAAGAAAATTTAACCTCTAAGTTATTCTAAAACTTCCACTCTACACTACATTCTTTACTATTCTTTAAGATAATTTTGATACACTTTGTACAGAAAGCGAGGTAATCAATGAAAAAACGATCTATATTCTTTCTCGTCCTATTTTTAGCAATTATTGGTATGATCTTCTATGCCTTTTTGATAGAACCAAAACGAATCGTCACTCACAACTATACACTCGGAAATAATCAAGGACAAAAACCAGTCAAAGTTGTTCAACTTTCGGATATACATATTCAAAAAAACTATCCAACGACTCAGCTTGAAAAAATTGTTACAAAGGTGAATCAGGAAAAGCCGGATATCATTTTATTTACTGGTGATCTATTTGATAATTATGCAACGTACGGACCTGCTGAAGAAGTCACAGCTGCCTTAAGTCGATTAACTGCTCCGCTAGGAAAATTCGCTGTTTGGGGCAATCATGATTATGGCGGCGGAGCCTCTCGTGTTTACCCGGAAATATTAGCTGCAGCTGGTTTTCAATTATTGGAAAATACAGGGATCAACGTTGCTAATGCAGATGGAAAAAATATTTTTATCAGTGGTTTAGATGATTCTTTATTAGGAAACTCTTCTATTGAAGAAGCTTTGAGCAACCGTCAAAGCGATTACACGATTTTACTTAGTCATGAACCAGATGTAGCTGATCAATTAGTGGATCAAAATATCCAGCTGATTTTGTCCGGTCACAGTCATGGCGGACAAATCAATATTCCTTTTCTAACGATCAAAAATGTTATGGCAGAAAAGTATTTTAGCGGTTTTTACAATCTAACAGGTGACACAACGCTATATGTCAATACAGGATTAGGAACAACGAAAATACCTGCCCGTTTTAGAGTACCACCGGAAATTGCTGTATTTGATTTGTATATTTAAAAAAAGTAGAGAGCAAGACAAAACTGATTTTCAGTTTTGTCTTGCTCTCTAAAATCGAATAAACGGTGAAAAAAGCAACTACTACGCTATGCTTCGATCACATCAGCTAACGCATAAAGTTTCACTATCGTTCAAAGAACAAAGTGAAACTAGCAAAATTCCAAGTGCTAAAGCCCTAAGAGTTGGAGGCTTCGAAATAAGCCGAAATTGCTGTAAAACACAGCGAGGAACAAGTTGATGCTTTCTCGTCAAAGACTCGTCGCAGATAAACAGTCTTGCACAGTACCTACTCGATTCTCGGAACTAAACACTTTTGTTTCAGCCTCTATCTTTTTCCTGTTTATTTATCTAGAAAATTCTTTGACTCGTCCACCAATTTTATTGGCAAATTTTTCTGCATAATTTTTATCAACAAAGACTCGTGCTCGATTTTTATCTCTTGTACGTTGTCCGTCTTTACTAATATATCCATGTAATACTTTTACAGCGTACATTGCCATCCCTCCTTCTTATTGCTCTTCCTGATAATATAATCACTATACCTTAGAAAGCTTAACGAAAGCATAAATTGGTTCGAATATTTTATGAAGAGTTATTAAGAAAAAAGAAAAAAAGCCTCAAGCAAAAAATGCTCAGACTTATTCCTTTTCATTGATCATTGATTCATTAAACAATGATATCTTTTGTTTTTTTATCCATATGGATTCTTGCTGTCCAAGTTTCAAAGGTCACTAAGACTGGTGTTTGATGATTCAGTTCTTTTTGATAATCAGATAATTTAGAGGCGATCTCATCATTAGAATCTAATTCTTCAACAGAAAATTTTCCTTTTAGCAACAAGCTTTCATGGGCAATTTCTTCATAGCAACAAACAGACCCATTGGGGTTACAACGAATATTTTTGACTGTTTCTCCTTCCCCATCCAAATAAAATTGTAATTTCAACAATCCTTCTCTCCATAAGGGTGTAGATACGGTAATCACTGTTGGAAATTCCCTTTTATCGATGGTCGCAAGTAAAAATACTTTACTGGAATTTAGTAATCTCACAATTCGTTCATGTATCTCCATTTCTAAAGGCCTCCTCTTTTATCGCTATTCACTCAATTATAGCAACTATCTGCTATTTTTGAAAAGCTAAACCCTTTTGAAAGCATTTTAGGAGATACATTTTCTGCTTATTTTCCACTACAAATCAATTGATCGTTTCTTGACTCAACCAATCTCTTTGACGGCTTTTCTTCAAAATCAAGCGGCATATAGGACCAACAATCAATAGTTGCAACGGTAGGGCCATTACTAAATTCTGCCTAAACGCTCCTATATAGTTGCTAAAAAATTCTTCTGTAAAACCAGTTTGAATCACGACACCGTAAATGGACATGAAAAAGACCATTCCGAACACCATACAACTAGAAACAGCAACAATCATATGAAGCTGTTTTTCTCTATTGATCGGTAAAGCAAAAGCAACTTTTTTTGCGGTATTCGCCACAATGAACACGTCGACTAAAAAAGCCACTAGAAAACCGGGAATTAACCCACCCACTAGATGGCTCCATGACAATTGATCGTGCAACAGCAAATTATAAAGACTCATTGAAAACACCATGGAAAAACAGACAATCGTTGTAAAAAATAAACTTTCTTTTTTTGTTTTCGGCATACATACACTCCTCTTTTTTTCATAACAGAGATTATGCTACCATAAAAAAAAGTTTCTCGTAAGTATTTTTTATCTTCTCAATAAAAAATACTCTAATAGCCCAAAGAACAATTTAGACTACTAGAGTTTTATTTTACTTCTTATTTTTGAGAGAAAGCCTCATAAAAGTTTTCACGCCATAAATCAACAAAGCTAACAAGGATAAAACCTTAATAACTATAGATATTTTGAAGATAATACTAGGATCATATCCTACAACAACTGTATTTTCACCTTTAGGAGCTTTTATGATCAGGCTGCCAATATTAGAAACTTCATAATCTGCTTTTGATAGCTTTTTACCATTTAACTCTACGGAAGTCCGGTTGTAGATAATTACTGGAAGTAAGTTCTTATCATTTGGCAACTTATTCTCCCACGTTAATTCTATCCGGTTGTCAGATGTTATTTTTCGTGTCAAATTCACTTCATTTTGGAGAATTTCTTCTGCATAAGTTCCGTATGTCTTAAATTGTTCGTCAGTATATCTTGGCAAATAATCAGCTGTTGATTTATCAACAGCTTTAAAAGCAGTTCCTAAAGGATTATTCCCCCCAAAAGCTTGTCGAATTTTTTCCGGATCATTTTCAAGAATAGTTGCTGCTTTGTCTTTGATAGGTTGTTCCGAGCTCCAAGCATCTGAGCTTGAAGAAATTTGTAAATTAATGTTATTACAGCTGATAAGGGCTAGTGTAGCAAAGAAAATCATAACGATTCGCTGAACTGTTTGATTGGTTATGGATGAATCTTCACTCATTCTCTGCATTCTAATTGCCCAACCTAATAACAATAAGATACACGCTACGCAGACAAATCTTTGAGGAAACTGCATCGACTGAATAAACGTAAATCGAGCTGCAATACTATTCCAAGGAACGAATTTTGAAGAAAGGAATAAAAAGAAAATTCCTACTGAATTAAGTAATCGTTCAAAATGAGAAAGTTGCTTCCAAAAGACACCTGTTGAAACTGCCTGAAAAATGAACAAGAAAGAAAAAATCAAACCAAGCGTTGCCCATCCAGGCATCCCAATTGAAAAAGAAGTGCTATTGGCCATCATATCCTTAACCGCATAAGGGCTAATTAAGTTGTCACTTGATAAATCATATATAGCACCAAACGTGTTAGTAGAAAGCAAGACAGCAATCAAAATAGCTAACAATGTATCTTTGATCATAGCTAGTTTATTTCTACAAGTAAAGAAAGTATATATATAAAAAGGAATCAAAGCCAATACTGCCAATACCGTTGAAAATAAATGAACAGAAAGCAGTAATGCTATCGGTAGACCCAATAACAAAGGTTTGATCGGTCGTTCTTTATTTTGGGACATATAGACTACTGGAAGAAAAGCCAGTGGTAAAAAAGCTGCTCCCCAACCGGAAAAGTTTGTTACTAATGCATAATAAGCAATCGTTGAGGTCGACATATAAAAGATAGCAGCTACTAGAGAATAAGAATGCTTAACTTTTGCGTAGCGCGCCAAACTATACATTGAGATTCCACTGACAAAAAAACATAAAAATGATGAAACTAATTGAAACTTGAACCAGGTACCAAAAATAGTCAATAGAATTGCTTGTATAAAAGCAAAATCCATGCCATACATCGCATTGACGATTCTACCAGACTGAGCAAAACCATATAAAGATTGAAAGTAATTAAAATGACCTGTCTTCAATTGTTGACTCAAGTCATAAAAACGATTCATATGGAATATAAAATCATTAGAGATAATCAATGCATGTTTATATAATTGAGGAGAAAGTATCAGAAAAGATAATAACCCAATAATAATAATTGCTTGAAGAATTTGTTTTTTCGAGTGTTTAATTGACGATAACTTGAACATTTCATAGCCTCCGTTTAACGTTTATACCAAACAAATCTATCATACCATAAAGCTTTTTCTTCTCCTAGTGAAGAATGAAGTGAATGAGTTTATTCTTACATACATAGATTGGAAAGGATAATAACGCAAAAACTCTGTCTCTTATTTTATAAGAGACAGAGTTCATTCGTTCTAAAATTATTGAGCTACTGGATAAACAGACACTTGTTTTTTGTCACGGCCTTTACGTTCGAAACGTACTACGCCATCAACTTTAGCAAATAAAGTGTCATCGCCACCAATACCTACGTTAGCTCCTGGATAAATTTTAGTTCCGCGTTGACGGTATAAAATCGATCCACCAGTAACAGTTTGGCCATCAGCACTCTTAGCGCCTAAGCGTTTAGATTCTGAATCACGTCCGTTGGAAGTAGAACCTCCACCTTTTTTATGGGCGAATAATTGTAAATTCATATTTAGTAACATCGTCTGCACCTCCTATTTTTCGTTTATGGTTTTGACTTGAATAAATTCAAGATTTTCTTGCTCGACTGCTTGTAAACCTAATAAAAGGTTTTCCAAGAGAATTTGGGCGATATTGGTTTGTTCCTGATTCGCTTTTGAAATCATTTCAACATAAAGGTAGCCACCTTCATCTTCATTGGTTTCAACGATCGGTTCAAAACCAGCTAGAGCATCGATACCATTGACCGTACTGATCGTTAATGCAGAAACTGCTGCACAAACGATGTCACTGCCATAAGGTCCAGCTTCAGCATGCCCAGTTACTTCAAAAGAAATGATCTGACCTGCATCATTTCGTTTAAAAGAACTTTTAATCATTGATAGGCCTTCTTTCCTATGCAACTTAAAAGAATTATGCGTTGATTGCTTCGATCACGACTTTTGTATATGGTTGACGATGACCTTGTTTACGGTGAGTGTGTTTTTTAGGTTTGTATTTGAAAGTCACGACTTTCTTTTGTTTGCCGTGTTTTTCAACAGTTCCTTCGACAGTTGCACCTGCAACAGTTGGAGCTCCTACTTTCGTAGACTCGCCACCCACTAAGATAACTTCGTCAAAAACAACTTTTTCGCCAGCTTCTACGTCTAATTTTTCAACGTAAATTGCTTGACCTACCTCAACTTTTACTTGTTTACCACCAGTTTTGATAATTGCGTACATGCTATACAGCACCTCCTTCTTCTAGACTTAGACTCGCCATCCCAAGTGATGAGAATCTCATGCTTAAGACTTGTTCTGTGCGGTTGTAGCTGTGGAGACCACAATTACAACAGTAATACTATATCAAAATAAGATAAGAGAGTCAATGAAAACTTGATTTCTCTATCGTTTAATACTTGTTTCAAAAATTTTTGGTGTTATTTCTAATTAATGATTGACTTTGTTTTCCATGTTCATTATAATAAATTTTGTTGCGTTATTCATGCGCCAATAGCTCAGCTGGATAGAGCACTCGCCTTCTAAGCGAGCGGTCGGGAGTTCGAATCTCTCTTGGCGTATCAATTAAAAATGGAAAACAGCTTGGAGCATATGCTCCAAGCTGTTTTTTTATTTAGATATACTCCATGATGCTGTCAAATAGTGATTTCCTATTTTATTTGTATAAACTTTCAAAGTCTTTGCAGCACCATCAAGAAAAGCAACTCTATTAGCCTCAGCAGTACTGAATTGATTAATTGTAACAGCTGTATTCCAATATCCAGCCGAATTTGGGATAAACTGACTGGGGATATCACATACTTCTACAAACTGACCCGCAGTCATAACTGTACTGATATTCATTCTACCATTGAAAGTAACAATGTTTCCCACTTTAACGAAAGTTCCAGCTAACTCAGAAACGTTAGCCTTAGCGGCAGTATTAATTAGCTTGTCATTAAGGCTATATTTATCGTATCCCGATACTACTTCCTCATTACTAATTTTCAATCCATCCGTAAAATTCTTCACACCAGCAATATCTTCATCGCCCGTTTTTTTCACCAATGTTTCATCTAACCCATCAATCGCGCTTGTATGTGTCTTTGGATAGAGCAAGTTCCCTTTTTCTTCTAATTGTACGATATCTGCCATTATACTGATCCCACCTTATTAAATGTTATTGTTGGTAATGTATCTAATTTTTTCTTATCTGTCGCGCTCATCAACCCGTTTACTGTTTGAGTTGCGGCAGCAGTCGTTGTTGCATTTGTTCCAGCAGGTCCTTGAGGGCCAGTTGCTCCTTGTGCGCCCTTTTCGCCTGGGACACCTTGAGGACCTTGGGCTCCTGTTAGTCCTTGCGGGCCTGCTGGTCCTGTATCTCCTTTTTCCCCTTTGATCGTTGTGATCCCTTCAACTGCACTTACGTGCGTTTTTGGAAAAACAACGATGCCATCGCTTTTTAATTCAACGATATCTGTCATACTGATCCCACCTTATCTATTGTGATTCCTGTTCCTTCGACGCCTAAATCCTTTGCTGTCAACGTGATATCTCCAGTTTTACCATTGATCGATGTCACACCTGTTCCTACATTTTCGATACTCTCAAGTCCTAGAATTGCACTTACATGCGTTTCCGGAAATACTTGACGTTTCACACCTGTCGTATCTGTTTCCATGACTTTTTTAATTTCTACCTCATTTGCCATTAAACGGAACCCACCTTTCGTAAAAAGAACGTATCTTGTTTTTGACTGTCGATTTCAGCAATGACCAATGCTGATGCTTCTTTTTTGTGCGGAACTGTTTCTACTTTTGTCATATGATGATTCAAGCTGAAATTATCATCACGAATCGTTCGTAAAATACCTGTTTCTCCGCTTTTCAACGTGAAATGAGATTGTTTTAGATCTTCGATTAAATGCAGCAGATTTCCCGCTGCATTCTCATCTAGAATGGTTTTAATAGAAGCAAACCAGTCATCAAAAGCTGCTCTTTGAACAGCAGTCCACTGATCGAAGCGTTCTTGATTTGACGTAATCCAGCCCTGAAATTCATTGATGATCCGCTGTAATTCAGCTTGCGCAACAAGATACCAGTCATCATAAATTTCCTGACAGGTTTTCACCCACTCTGTAAAATAGCGAAGAATTTCTTCAAAGGTCCAAATATAATTACTGTCTTTGATTCCGTCTTCGTAAATACTTTCTTTGACTTGATATGCAAAATCTCTCGTTGAAAATTGCTGACGCCAGCTTAGATCCTTTTGGAGTTCTCTAAAGCTGAAGTAGGCTGTATTTTCTCCCACTGACTGCATATCATAATTGGTTAATGTATATTGAATTTTCCCTTTTTTTGCATCAATGATCTTAGTGACTTTTTGTTCAGATAACCCTAAGCCAGCATGATGTCCTTGCTTTACGCAGAAAAATGGGGTTAAATTTGAAATGTCTTTTGGTTTGCCATGTTCTGTGATCGTAACATCCAACACTTGAGTGCCTTCGTCGAATTGACGTATGACCATCGTTGGAATATTGTCATTCGGTTGTGTGATGGATAAAAAAATTGGATAAACGATAGACATTCACTCACTCCTTTCTAAAAATCGATTATTTGGGCGGGATGACGATTGAACTGATTTCACTCGATCCGACCCATGTACGTTCGTATTTCCCTACGACTTGTCCTAAGCCGATATTTTGTTCATAAGTTTGGAAACCACCATTACTGATTCCTCTAATCACGCCAGTATGTCCATAACTATAATCAACGTTGAAGCCGCCAATGTTCCCACCACGTTTCCAGTTGATTATTGCTCCCACAACTAAGTCTTTATATTCTGGATTTTCAATCACATTCCAGCCTACAGCAGCCCAATTATATGCTCTACCGATATCTGCCGCTGCTTCTGTATTACCAATCACATGACTTAACCCATATTGTGTACCCGCACCTAAGCCGCAACCTCCTAAAAAGCCTGAATATTCGGCGGAAACAGCGTAACACTGTCCATTACCTAAACGTTGCATATATAGAGAGTCTAAATGCGCTAAACCTGCTTCACCTGTAGATGCACCGGGTTTCAAATTTTTTAATTTGTCATACCAGTATTGAGCCTGTTGACTTCGAATCGGCTGATATGGATCTGCTGGATGCTCATACAATGCGATAAAATAGTCTGCGGCTAATGTGACATTTGTAAGTTGGGTAAACTCTTTAAAAGAAATATAGCCAATATCCGGACGTTGAGGATTATAAAACCATTGGACATTATTTTCCATTTCCCATTGGATTCTTTGACATTGTGCATCCATTGTTCGATGGTCAATTCCTCGCTCAGCACACCAATCAACTAGTTTAGATTTAGGCGTCCACTGTGTAAGTCCATAGCCGCCTCCACCGCTTAATTCATCAATATCCGGCATAATTCCAGATTCACTTTGAATATTGCCCAACATCCCTGCGATAGATTGTTCTGTCCAGCCTTTTGATTTAAAGAACTGCCAAACTGTCCATGCATTTTTTTCTTGTTCTGTCGTTAATTCTGGAGGTGTTCCCCCATTATTACCGCCGCTGCCATTGCCATTCCCAGTGATTTCTTTACCATTTAGGAAAAGTTTTTCTTTTATGTGTAAATCACCTTCTAAAGTCAGTTTACCTGTAACGTGTAAATCGCCTTTATGTTTCCATTCAGCTCTAGAATTTAGCTTAGGATCTTCCATTGTACTTTCTTTTGGGATTTGTATAACATAATTCGATGTTCCTTCCTTATCCTTACTTCCAGAATTCAAAGAAAAAATAAATCCAGGTTGCTGTATAACTGCAAATCCATTAACTACATTATCACTTAATGTTGCGCTTATAGAACCCAAGCGTTTATTAACACTTTTATCGCTAAAAATAATCGTTCCATCGAAAATTTTTATCTGAAAGGTTTTATCTAAAGTTCTGAATTCGCATCCCTCTATATTTCTTCCTCTAATCGTGCCTGCTTGGATAAAGTCAGCATTGAATTTCCCATCGATTGTCCATGCACTTTTATACTTACCTTTCGTGAAATCTCCATCAATAAAACCAATGCCTTCACTGTTGGCTACTAAAAAATGATTACTTGATTCAAGAGAATCTTTATTCATCCAAACCATCTGATAAGGTTCTCGACTATCAGATTTTCCTGTTTCGATCCCGTTCATCAATTTGATCGATCCACCTTTAGCTCCGCGAATGATATCATCCTGCCATTTCGAAATTTCTTCTGAATCATAAAATGTCATCTTTTTTTCTTCTAAAGAAGCAACATTTCCTTTTAGCTCAGAAGCGGCTTTTGACATACTTTTTGTGATATTGTCGCCTAAACCAGCTTCCACTTTTCCCGTCAGATGATCGATTTTAACTTTAAAAATCCGAGTTTGGTAATGATAGTTACGCTCATGGTGATGGATCGTCACAGTATTGCCGATTGCATCTCCACCTAAAACTTCTGTTTTAAACTGCGTGAGCGGACGGGAATAGTTCACAAGTGCCTCATAGGTTTGTTTTAGTAATTCTTTTGGCTCTTCAACTTCATCAAAAGTGATGACCTTTTCTCGTTTTCGCATTCCGCCGTTTTTTAAAGGAATGCCATATTGCTTCGTCATCTCAGGAAATTCCAGCCAATTTTGACCTTTGGGTTTGTCTAACGGATCGCCGTTTGATTTTTTCCATTCGATCGTTGTAAATTCGATCCGTTTCCCTTTTCCATCACCGACATCTTCCCCGCGACCGCGACCGATCAAGCTCGTATAGACTTCGTTACGATCCTGCTCTTTGACAATGCTTAGCGCTTTATCACCATACGTAAACCGCTGATTGCTTTGTTCCCCGATTTCACGATAGACTTCTACCCATTTTTCTGTGATCCCGATGCCGTCGATTTTATATTTAAACAAAATCTCACAGCCTTTAGTCTGCAGTTCCTTCATGGCATCGCGAATCGATAAGTAGTTAAAGTCTGCAGTTACTGAAGGCAGTCCATTATTTACGTGACCGATCTGCCATTCTGTCTCTTGTAATAATTTTTGAAGTGTCTCTTTAATAGAAATATTTTTTACTGAAACATTTTTTACGACATAAGAATCTAGTTCGTCTGGTGCAAAAGCAATACCTACAAATGAAAGAATATTTTCAGCTTCGCTATCGACAACAATACGGTATAAGCTGTAAAAGTCTTTACTTTCCTTTACAGCCATATAAGAGGCTCCTTTTAATTCCTCATCATAAATTACGGAAACATTCAAGGTATCATGAAGCAATTCTTCTCTATTGCTTGTGATTTCTTTCTCCTGAACAACCTCTACTAATTCTTTCTCATTTACGATCCGAAGTAAGTGTTGCTGTTCATCAAAAAAATAAACACTTGTCATAATTGTACCTCCCGATAAGACAGAAGCATTTGTCCATTGCTACATGTGACAGTCTGTCCTTCACGAATCTGAAAATTCTCAAAATCACTTTCTAAATCCAATAAAAAGGTTTGGTCGATTCCGTTCACAAATACCTTTCCTTTTAAGAAATCAAATACGACCTGATCATCAGCACTTAAGTTATAGCTGGTAATTTTTATCGCCTTATCTTCATTTTGAATCAACAATGTGCCAAATTTGGCAATCGTCACAGTGATTTTTTCAGGTGTCACTGGATATGGTAAATAAGTTGTGATTTGGCTGTCAGTTGATAGCAAAAGCGAATACTTTTTAGGATCATTACAAAGTAGTTCAAAACTTGCGATGATATTATTCGTATCGCCACGCACCTCATCTGTTGTGACATATTGACCGTAATAGTGGTAATCAAGCTCATCTTTAAAGCGAAGCTCAACATCCTTTTCCCGATAAAGCAGTTGCATCAAACGATGGTATTTTTTTTGCACATCCTGAGCATTTTTACCCATTAACTGATAGGTGACTTTGATCGCTCTCGCAGGTAATTTTTGATTTAATTTGATACTTCCAACTTGTGTGTTCTGTGTTTCGATGTCCAGTGATAACATTTCCCTGCCAGTTACAGCTAAGGTGCGATATCCTTCGATCATTTTTTCGATATAAACACCGTCATACATCAATGCAGAAGAAGGAAGGATCAACTCATCTTTATGACCTTTTTCTAGTGTGTCTTCAAAATAATACATCTCTTTCCTCCTTCTAAAATGCTAAGTTGATTGCAGCATCTTGTCCCATTGCTTCAGAAATATCTGAAACAAAGGCTTTAAACTGCTGGTTGCCAAAATTGATATTGAATGTTGCAGGTTGTTTTTCTTTTTGCTGTGTTTGTGTGCTGCTGGAATGAACGGATAATTGTTGAACCGTGTCGACTTGTTGATCTAAGCTGTCTAAACTTGGCAATATCACTTTAGATGCTAAATCGTCCATCGGCTGATCGATCACATGCGCATTTCGTTCGATTCCGATAGCAAG
This sequence is a window from Enterococcus wangshanyuanii. Protein-coding genes within it:
- a CDS encoding phage tail spike protein — its product is MTSVYFFDEQQHLLRIVNEKELVEVVQEKEITSNREELLHDTLNVSVIYDEELKGASYMAVKESKDFYSLYRIVVDSEAENILSFVGIAFAPDELDSYVVKNVSVKNISIKETLQKLLQETEWQIGHVNNGLPSVTADFNYLSIRDAMKELQTKGCEILFKYKIDGIGITEKWVEVYREIGEQSNQRFTYGDKALSIVKEQDRNEVYTSLIGRGRGEDVGDGKGKRIEFTTIEWKKSNGDPLDKPKGQNWLEFPEMTKQYGIPLKNGGMRKREKVITFDEVEEPKELLKQTYEALVNYSRPLTQFKTEVLGGDAIGNTVTIHHHERNYHYQTRIFKVKIDHLTGKVEAGLGDNITKSMSKAASELKGNVASLEEKKMTFYDSEEISKWQDDIIRGAKGGSIKLMNGIETGKSDSREPYQMVWMNKDSLESSNHFLVANSEGIGFIDGDFTKGKYKSAWTIDGKFNADFIQAGTIRGRNIEGCEFRTLDKTFQIKIFDGTIIFSDKSVNKRLGSISATLSDNVVNGFAVIQQPGFIFSLNSGSKDKEGTSNYVIQIPKESTMEDPKLNSRAEWKHKGDLHVTGKLTLEGDLHIKEKLFLNGKEITGNGNGSGGNNGGTPPELTTEQEKNAWTVWQFFKSKGWTEQSIAGMLGNIQSESGIMPDIDELSGGGGYGLTQWTPKSKLVDWCAERGIDHRTMDAQCQRIQWEMENNVQWFYNPQRPDIGYISFKEFTQLTNVTLAADYFIALYEHPADPYQPIRSQQAQYWYDKLKNLKPGASTGEAGLAHLDSLYMQRLGNGQCYAVSAEYSGFLGGCGLGAGTQYGLSHVIGNTEAAADIGRAYNWAAVGWNVIENPEYKDLVVGAIINWKRGGNIGGFNVDYSYGHTGVIRGISNGGFQTYEQNIGLGQVVGKYERTWVGSSEISSIVIPPK
- a CDS encoding distal tail protein Dit yields the protein MYYFEDTLEKGHKDELILPSSALMYDGVYIEKMIEGYRTLAVTGREMLSLDIETQNTQVGSIKLNQKLPARAIKVTYQLMGKNAQDVQKKYHRLMQLLYREKDVELRFKDELDYHYYGQYVTTDEVRGDTNNIIASFELLCNDPKKYSLLLSTDSQITTYLPYPVTPEKITVTIAKFGTLLIQNEDKAIKITSYNLSADDQVVFDFLKGKVFVNGIDQTFLLDLESDFENFQIREGQTVTCSNGQMLLSYREVQL